One segment of Plasmodium vivax chromosome 14, whole genome shotgun sequence DNA contains the following:
- a CDS encoding hypothetical protein, conserved (encoded by transcript PVX_100915A), with translation MGGSDNYFRLTGDTQAKEQQHYKTKRNKRVDEKAELFCFICLEENLENCYLISCCSVCTACVHKRCWYSWRKTQKLSSLRSKILGLNKLDPLLCTICKTGTAKIEDEKDFNWIVNNNTNKEYLQDELLRTIASILNNEGNDSSIPILHFRYIFSINLLFLIITIVVIIIFTVVFHFTATYVLLIALFVLYEIIVLQIVLYLYVRIRYS, from the coding sequence ATGGGAGGAAGCGATAATTATTTCAGACTCACTGGTGACACACAAGCAAAGGAGCAACAACATTACAAAACGAAGAGGAACAAACGAGTAGACGAAAAAGCAGAATTATTTTGCTTCATATGTTTAGAGGAAAATTTAGAAAACTGTTATTTAATATCGTGTTGTTCTGTATGCACAGCTTGTGTACATAAAAGATGCTGGTACAGCTGGAGGAAAACCCAAAAGTTGAGTTCCCTACGGTCGAAGATTTTGGGGCTGAACAAATTAGACCCATTATTATGCACCATTTGCAAAACGGGGACTGCGAAGATAGAAGACGAGAAGGACTTCAACTGGATCGTTAACAATAATACGAATAAAGAATACCTGCAGGATGAGTTGTTAAGAACGAttgcttccattttgaacaaCGAAGGGAATGACAGCAGCATCCCCATTCTTCATTtcagatatattttttccattaatttactttttttaatcatcACAATTGTAgtcattataatttttacagtCGTTTTTCACTTTACGGCCACGTACGTCCTGCTCATTGCGCTCTTCGTGCTCTACGAGATTATCGTTCTTCAGATCGTTCTCTATCTCTACGTGCGGATTAGGTATAGCTAA